GTGAAAACCGTCAGCGATAATACCGGCGTAGACATCTGGAGTGTCATAAATCGCGCCAACGACGCCAGGTTCACGGCCTGTCATTGGAGTCATCGCATTAAACAAGTGTGTCGCAAAGGTGATGCCTGACTCAAAGCCCTGGCGAGCTTGTTCGTATGTCGCATTGGTGTGACCAATAGAAACCACGATACCTGCATTGTGAAGTTTTTCGATGTGCTCTGGCGCATTTTGCTCAGGGGCCAGTGTTACCTTGGCAACGAGATCGCGGTTTTCGCAGATAAGGTCAATCATTGCGTCGTCAGACTGACGAATGAAATCTGGGCTGTGGATGCCTTTTTTCGCAACGTTCAAATATGGACCTTCTAGATGCAGACCTAGAGAGTGGTTCTTATATTGGTCGTGGTACTCACGAGCTGCCGATAGCGCCTGACGCATATTCTCATCTGACGATGTAATCAGAGTTGGCAGAAAGCTGGTACAACCCGACTTTAGGTTAGCTCTATGCATGGTGTGAATTGTATCTGCGGTGATTTCGTCGTTAAACATCACACCGCCACAACCGTTAAGCTGCAGATCAATAAAACCTGGGCTTAGGTTAGCGCCATTCAAATCCACACGTTCAATTGACGAAGACAGTTCTGAATCATGAACGATAGAATGGATGTCTTCTCCATCAATAAGCACTGCATGATTGGTGAGAACATCAGAACCAGTGAAGACCTTACAGTTCGTTAATGCATACATAGTTAGCGAATCCTTGTGTTGTATTCTTTCTAGCTTGTTACATCGCTGAGATTAATCGTATTGATTTTACTTGATTTCTAGCACTTAGTAACAGGGCGAATTTTAAGTCAGCAAGTTATAAATAGTTAATATGGTCAAAGTAACTTAATGATTAATCGAGAGTTATTATCATTTTTTCTATATGAGCGGTTGTTGAAAACTTGATTTATATCGCAGTTTAACCGCCATTCTTTGCAACTCTCACTATGGAAATCCTACTTAGATTTGATCATTTTTTCGTATGATAAAATAAGTTTTATGATCTCGCTAGCAAAAAGCCTGAATTTTGGCAAAAACTGGTGATTAGGATCACAAATGATAAGGTTTTAATTTGCGGGGCGAATTTAATTCCATACACTGAAAAGGACTAAATTGAACGGCTAAAATAAGTCGTCCAAAAAAATTCAAATCCTATAGGGGGAACTTAAGGTGAATATTCTAGGATATGCGCAGAAGCTAGGTAAAGCATTGATGCTTCCTATCGCAACGCTTCCAATTGCGGCGCTTCTACTACGTTTGGGCCAACCTGATCTATTAGACGTTCCATTTATGGCGGCTGCAGGTAATGCAATCTTCAGTCAGCTACCACTGCTTTTCGGTCTAGGTATCGCGATTGGTCTATCTAAAGATGGTAACGGTGCAGCAGGTCTTGCTGGTGCAGTTGCTTACTTCTCACTAACAGCGGCAGCAACCACAATTGATGCAAGCGTTAACATGTCATTCTTCGGCGGTATCTTCGCAGGTATCATCGCTGGTCACTCATATAACGCATTCCACGCTACTCGCCTACCAGAATGGCTAGCATTCTTCTCAGGTAAGCGACTTGTACCTATCATGGCAGGTCTGTTTGCTCTCGTAGCTGGTGCTATCTCTGGTGTGGTTTGGCCTTCAATCCAAGGCGGTCTAGACGCCCTAGCACACGCAGTATCTACATCTGGCGCAGTAGGTCAGTTTGTTTACGGTACACTTAACCGTGCGCTTATCCCTGTTGGTCTGCACCACGTACTTAACTCTTATTTCTGGTTCGGTATGGGTACATGTCAAGAGATCATGGTAACTGGCGCGCAAGCAGCTGGCCAAGCTCTACCTGCACTACAACAGCTTTGTGTTGACCCAGCTCTTGCTAAGACTCTAGTTGCTGGTCAGTCTCACACATTTGAATTCGCTAACTCAGTAACGCCTGAAATCACTGCAACAGTTAAAGAAGTTACTGAAACAGTGAAGTCTGGTGACCTACACCGCTTCTTCGGCGGCGACAAAGGCGCTGGCGTATTCATGAACGGCTTCTTCCCAGTAATGATGTTTGGTCTACCTGGTGCAGCACTAGCTATGTACCTAGCAGCTCCTGCTGAAAAACGTGGTCAAGTTGGTGGCGCTCTATTCTCAGTAGCATTCTGTTCTTTCCTAACAGGTATCACTGAGCCACTAGAATTCATGTTCGTATTCCTAGCACCTGCACTATACGCAATGCACGCCGTGTTCACAGGTCTGTCTCTAGTCGTAGCTAACATGTTTGGTACGCTACACGGCTTCGGCTTCTCTGCTGGTCTAATCGACTTCGTACTGAACTGGGGTCTAGCAACGAAACCATTCATGCTACTAATCATCGGTCTAGGTTTTGGTGCTCTATACTTCTTCACTTTCAGCTTCGCAATCCGCGCATTCAACCTGAAGTCGCCTGGTCGTGAAGATGATGACGAAGCAGTAGAAGTTGCAGCTGGCGAAGGCAAAAACGGTGACCTAGCTCGCCAATACCTAAAAGCGCTAGGTGGTCATGACAACCTAACGTCAATCGATGCTTGTATCACTCGTCTACGCCTAACACTTAAAGACCGCTCTGTTGCTGACGAAGCAGTACTTAAGAAACTTGGCGCGAAGGGTGTGGTTAAACTAGGTGAAAACAACCTACAAGTTATCCTTGGCCCTCTAGCTGAAATCATCGCTGGTGAAATGAAGTCTATCGGCGCTGGTGAAGACCTATCAGAAGTGAAACTGCCATAATCACTCTGACTTATTGATTTCCATACCAAAGCCTCTCCCCCGAGAGGCTTTTTTTGTGCCTGTAGAACCGCCTGTGTTACCTGTTCATAATTCAGTACTAAAATAATCTAATGAAAATGCGAGATCTTGTTGAGGTTTCTCAAAGAATTGTGGATCATTAGCGTTTATATATCTGACAATACTTAAAACATAGAGGTGTTATAGATGAGTGAAGCTGAGGCTCGTCCATCGAACTTTATTCGCCAAATCATTGATAAAGATTTAGCGGATGGCAAGCATACTAGCGTGCATACTCGTTTCCCGCCGGAGCCAAATGGTTACCTGCACATCGGTCACGCGAAATCTATTTGTTTGAACTTCGGTATTGCTCAGGACTACCAGGGTCAGTGCAACTTGCGCTTTGACGACACCAACCCTGAAAAAGAAGACGTTGAATACGTTGAGTCAATTAAGAATGATGTAAGCTGGTTAGGCTTCGATTGGTCAGGTGAAGTGTGCTACTCATCTAACTACTTCGACAAGCTTTACGAGTATGCGGTTGAATTAATTAACAAAGGCTTAGCGTACGTTGAAGAGCTAAGTCCAGAGCAGATCCGCGAGTACCGTGGTACGCTAACCGCACCAGGTAAGCCAAGTCCTTACCGCGACCGTCCAGTTGAAGA
This window of the Vibrio maritimus genome carries:
- the nagE gene encoding N-acetylglucosamine-specific PTS transporter subunit IIBC encodes the protein MNILGYAQKLGKALMLPIATLPIAALLLRLGQPDLLDVPFMAAAGNAIFSQLPLLFGLGIAIGLSKDGNGAAGLAGAVAYFSLTAAATTIDASVNMSFFGGIFAGIIAGHSYNAFHATRLPEWLAFFSGKRLVPIMAGLFALVAGAISGVVWPSIQGGLDALAHAVSTSGAVGQFVYGTLNRALIPVGLHHVLNSYFWFGMGTCQEIMVTGAQAAGQALPALQQLCVDPALAKTLVAGQSHTFEFANSVTPEITATVKEVTETVKSGDLHRFFGGDKGAGVFMNGFFPVMMFGLPGAALAMYLAAPAEKRGQVGGALFSVAFCSFLTGITEPLEFMFVFLAPALYAMHAVFTGLSLVVANMFGTLHGFGFSAGLIDFVLNWGLATKPFMLLIIGLGFGALYFFTFSFAIRAFNLKSPGREDDDEAVEVAAGEGKNGDLARQYLKALGGHDNLTSIDACITRLRLTLKDRSVADEAVLKKLGAKGVVKLGENNLQVILGPLAEIIAGEMKSIGAGEDLSEVKLP
- the nagA gene encoding N-acetylglucosamine-6-phosphate deacetylase, with the translated sequence MYALTNCKVFTGSDVLTNHAVLIDGEDIHSIVHDSELSSSIERVDLNGANLSPGFIDLQLNGCGGVMFNDEITADTIHTMHRANLKSGCTSFLPTLITSSDENMRQALSAAREYHDQYKNHSLGLHLEGPYLNVAKKGIHSPDFIRQSDDAMIDLICENRDLVAKVTLAPEQNAPEHIEKLHNAGIVVSIGHTNATYEQARQGFESGITFATHLFNAMTPMTGREPGVVGAIYDTPDVYAGIIADGFHVDYANIRIAHKVKGEKLVLVTDATAPAGADMEYFIFVGKKVYYKDGKCVDENGTLGGSALTMIEAVQNTVEHAGIALDEALRMATLYPAKAMGIEGKLGRIKKGMVANLTVFDRDFNVQGTVVNGQYEQN